agaagagatagATCGTGCTCTCCTCAATCTGTTTTCGGTTCGAATCCGTCTTGGTCTGTTTGATGGGGATCCAAGAGAGGGGAAGTTTGGGGAGCTGGGAGCACAAAATGTTTGCACTGAACAACACAAAACTCTGGCTCTTGAAGCTGCAAGGCAAGGAATTGTGCTcttgaagaatgaaaatagatTTCTTCCATTGAATAAGAATGCCATTTCTTCGTTAGCTGTTATTGGACCTTTGGCTAACAATGTGAGCAATTTGCTTGGAGATTATGTAGGTAGGTTATGCTTTATATGCTTGCTTTGTTCCTTCTGTAATCACTCATCTTGGTGAGCTAAAGCAATCacaatatttgttttgttgatcAGGAGTTCCCTGCAGCCCAATGAGTCCTCTTGAGGGATTTCAAGAATATGTTGAAACGATATTCTTCGCATCGGGTTGCCTCGACGTGTCTTGTGCATCAGATGATGGATTCGATGAAGCAATTCTTATAGCCAAAAAAGCTGATTTTGTTATTGTAGTGGCTGGACTTGATTTATCTCAAGAACACGAAGATCTAGACCGAGTTAGTCTTGTACTACCCGGTAAACAAATGACCCTCATATCTTCTTTGGCATCGGTAAGTAAGAAACCGATCATTCTCGTGCTCACCGGTGGCGGGCCACTTGATATATCTTTCGCTAAAAAGGACTCAAGAATTGCAAGCATTCTTTGGATCGGGTACCCCGGAGAATCTGGTGGAAAAGCTCTAGCTGAAGTCATCTTTGGAGACATCAACCCAGGTTTGTATCTTCACAAGATTACTACTGATAGTTAGCACACAAGCCACTTGATATTCTTCTTGATGAATTCTCAGGTGGACGATTGCCTGTAACATGGTATCCACAGTCATTCACTAATGTTCCTATGAACGATATGCACATGAGAGCCGACCCATCTCGTGGTTACCCCGGTAGAACATATCGATTCTACACAGGAGATAGAGTCTATGGATTCGGACAAGGCTTGAGTTATACAAGTTTCAAGTATAAGTTGTTATCAGCACCACAGAAGTTGAGTCTTTTAGGGAATTTTAAGGCAAAGTCTAGCAAAAAAATAGTATCTCATGTGAGTTATATGGAAGTTGAGGACGTAGAATCCTGTGATTTGCTGAGATTCTACGTTAAGTTATCAGTGACCAACATTGGTGAGTTTGATGGGAGCCATGTGGTGATGCTGTTCTCTGAGTTTCCAAAGGTCTTGAGAGGCAGTCCTCAACGGCAGCTGATTGGCTTTGAGCGCTTGCATGTAAAGAGACAGCAAGCAGCTGAAGGCAGCATATTGGTGGATCCTTGTAACCATATTAGTATGGCTGATGAATATGGAAAAAGAGTGATTCCTCTTGGTGATCATATAATAAGCTTGGGAGATTTAGAGCATGTTCTGTCAATTCAGGTCTTGTAAGTGATTTGTTGCTTGTAATCGTCTTACTAAATTTATCTCAATTGTGACACAATATtattgtaatagttcaagtctaccgctaacagatattgtgtGTTTTGACTTGTTACTTATCgtagcctcacaattttaaaacgtgtctgctagatagaagtttccacacccttacaaaaaatgtttcgttctcctcttctaTCGAGGTGGAATCTCACTgttattgtaatttaattttatatctaatagtttttttttttttttgaattttaaatatttgaatcttCGGCTATGGGATATGTCACACGTTTATTCTGGAGGCGGCAAGAATGGGCACCTGTCACCAATATTTCACCACGTTGGGCGACTTTCTGATGGAAACCAACACAAAGCCAAATGCTGATATCAACTGATCGATCAATCCATCGGCAAAACAAAAGACCAAACAAGCTTTGCTAAGATGAGCCAGAGCCAGAGCCATAGCAAGTACGCTTATCCCTACTACAGTGGAGGTTACTATCAGGGGCCACCGCCTCCGGTGGTGGCGCCGCCACACTATGCAGCCGCTCCTCCGCAGGGACCGGGATGCCTGGAGGCTTGGTAATTTCaataatccaaccaacccCACTTAAATTAAATCTTACTCATTTTCCTCTGTTTAAACAACTTAACATTTCCTTTCTCTTGTTGGGGAGTTATTCATGGTTTGCAGTCTTGCTGCGCTATGCTGCTGCTGTCTCGTTGACCAGTGCTGCTGGTGCTGTGACCCCTTCTGGCTGTTCGCCTTCTAGATAACCTTACTCTGTTAAACTTCATCATTATGTAAGCCATAAACTAAAGGTATCTATGAGGAAAAGATgttatataataaagttaGAGGTTCTTCTGAACATTCATATGAAAGTTCATCAAGcttatcttcttcatcttaatttatttcttcaatattGTTTCTGTCACATCAAgtaaatatgataatatttgtAATCTACATTATGTAATTTAGGTACAATACAAATCAACATTTACAGCAAATTTAATACTAGATCCTTAGTTCAGGTAAGAACTCAATATTTACCTTAGAGTTGAGCCTCTCTAGGTAGAGCAGTCAGTAAAGTGCAGTCCAATCCTGTAAGAACTACTGACAAATTTAACCGTAGAACTTAAATTGCAACATATATTCAAGTTCATAATCAAATAGATAACATAATAACGACCTCATTGCTTCAAGATTGTAAACtgtattttccttttgtttacTGCCAATGTAGACAGATTTTTCCTACACTGATGACAGAGAGCAAAACGTTGTTGCAATGCTGTCGTGGTCACAAATGACAAACTCCAAATCCCACCTGTCGTTGGGATGTTAATCCCAACAGGAATTCCAATGAAAAACACAGACGCTAGGCACAAGCCAAAAACCAGGCGATGAAGAAAACTAGAAagtttcttgttctttgtgaACCAATACGATATCCTACGGATTCTTCAAAGAATGGAATTTGATACccattttggatttttctcctcttctaCGCTGACCCACCTAGCCTTAGCTTCCATTTAACTCCCCTTCGGCCTCCTTAAGCCAAAAAATTGGGAAACGCccaaagaaggaaaataaaacgTACCTGAAATCCTTCATCTCCCTTTTTCAATGCTGTTTTAGTTTTCATTCTTACAAAGCTCGCTACACTAAACAGGAAACATGGCACATGGTGGTGGTGGCCAACGTCGTGATACAACGATTGACATTGGAAGAACTGCAAAGTttaatggtgggcttgagttttACGACCTTACTTATACTGTGATAAAAGACAAGGAACATGAAGGGAAACTTGTGAAGCAAGAAGTAGACTTGTTGCACAGAATTTCGGGGTATTCACCAAAAGGAAGTGTCACCGCAGTACTAGGTCCCAGTGGGGCTGGAAAATCTACCTTTTTGGATGGTCTCGCGGGAAGAATTGCAAGTGGAAGCCTGAAGGGTAGAGTTTCCTTGGATGGCATGGAAATGAGCCCAGGTTTGATTAAAAGAACTTCTGCATATATCATGCAAGATGACAGACTCTTCCCCAAGCTCACTGTTTACGAGACTCTGATGTTTGCGGCAGACTTCCGGCTAGGTTCAATTCCATCGAGTGAAAAAATACATCGGGTGGAGAACTTGATTGAGCAGCTTGGGTTATCTGTAAGCAGATCATTggctttttcctttttctgttCTTGCAATATTTCAATATCTAACCAATGAATTTACTGGTTGCTGGTTGTAGTCGGCTAGAAACACGTATATTGGAGATGAAGGAACAAGAGGGGTGTCTGGTGGCGAACGAAGAAGAGTATCAATTGGGGTGGACATCATCCATGGGCCATCACTGCTCTTCCTTGATGAGCCAACTTCAGGACTAGACTCCACCAGTGCTTATAGTGTCATTGAAAAGGTTCATAACATAGCTCGCACTGGCAGCACTGTGATCCTTACAATCCACCAGCCATCGTCTCGAATCCTATCATTCTTTGACCATCTCATCATCCTTGCTCGAGGGCAGCTTATGTTTCAAGGGCCACCAAAGGATGTTAATCACCATCTCAGTCAAATGAAGAGAAAAGTACCTCAAGGAGAAAGCCCAATTGAATATCTTATGGATGTTATTCGAGCATATGATCAATCTGAATTTGGAGTGGAGGCACTCGCTGAGTTCGCTAGAACAGGAACTAAACCACCCCACTTGACTGATGAAGAGATTTCACTTTCTACCATACAAGCCTCGCCGACTTCATCTTTTCAGTCTGGTGTAGATAAGTCGAGCAACATTATAACTGGAAAACGGCTCCACTTGCAAACTAATTCCCGTGCGTTGAATGATTACGGTCATAGTTTGAGAAGCCCTTATAATACATCAAGATCATGGAGTGCGAATAATAGTGTGGTTATGCAGGCATTGAAGCTGCCACAAAGACAACAAGGAGCAAAGCTGCATAATCAAATGAGGTACATCAAATCAATCAACCGCAATTCAATTGCTTACAAGTTGCATTTCATTAACATTACTGTTAAAATCCATTCAAAACAGCATCAAAGCCTACTACTCAGAACTATAATCTCCAGTTTTTCTTGATTTGCAGTTCGTCTGCTTCTTATGCATATTCATCTGATGTCCTGCATGGCACACCAACACCTCATAGCAGTGATTACACAGTGAATGAAAATGACTACCTGACTTCAAATATCGGTTCAAAATCTGCTCCAACTCTTCACAATAACCTTGGCAAAAAGATTTCAAACTCATTCTTCTCTGAGACCTGGATTCTTATGCGTAGAAATTTCAATATCATCTCAAGAACCCCCGAGCTGTTCCTCTCAAGGATGATGGTCCTCACAGTTATGGGGTTTATGATGGCTACAATGTTTATGAAACCTAAAGAGAATACCCAAGGAATTACAGACCGTCTCAGCTTCTTCATCTTTACCGTctgtctcttctttttctcttccaaTGATGCTGTCCCAGCATTCATACAAGAACGATTCATTTTCATCCGCGAAACTTCCCACAATGCTTACAGAGCATCATCGTACACCATAGCTGGGCTGCTTACTCACCTGCCTTTTCTTGCCCTGCAAGCTCTGGTCTATGCTGGGATAGTTTGGTTTGCTTTGAAACTTCGAGGATCTTTCATATACTTCCTGATAGTCCTCTACATGTCCCTTCTTTCAACAAACTCATTCGTTGTATTCATTAGCTCAGTAGTACCGAACTATATCTTGGGATATGCAGCTGTGATTGCTTTCACTGccctctttttcttgttttgtggGTACTTCTTAAACAGCCACGACCTTCCTCCTTACTGGAAGTGGATGAACAAGATTTCCACGATGACATATCCATATGAAGGGCTTTTGATGAATGAGTATCAGACTTCCATTTTTTTCGGGAATCAATCGAACGGGACTGTTATTACTGGTATCAACATATTGGAGAGTCTCCATATCAAAACTGATTCAACCAAAAAGTGGGAAAATGTGCTCGTGATGCTTGGTTGGGCTGTGCTTTATAGGATTTTATTCTACCTAATACTTCGTTTTGCATCCAAAAACCAGAGGACGTGAAGAATCAAGGATGTGGTAACGAACTGGTTCCTTTTTCATATTGCTGAATCAATTCAGAATGAAATTTTCTTACAATTGCCCTCGTTTTTCTTGTATTGGAAGACCAAGTTCTTACATCAGTGAAACTTCAGTAAAGAAATGACTTCTCTATTTCCTCGGAGAAACCGAAGTTAAAATAACAGCTATGAAGTTCTTGAGTTTGGACAAACAAATTCAGGAGATATAATAAACTATATCCATACTAGGAAGGTTCATATTCAAATGGATCTGGGTCGCTTGCATATCCATATTCCTATACTTAATCTTGGGTGAATTTATGAAATGCATCGCTATTGAGAAATCACATCCCATGAAACAAACATGAACAAAGTTGAGCcaaagaaactaaaatgaaaatcttGTCAATCATGGAGAAGTTAAGTTCTAATGCAACAATGCTATGGTAACAGGCTCAACGAACAGTCATCTTGGTCCATTGACATCAAATATACTTTTCCCTCTTATCATAATAGTAAATATTCTTAGTCTAAGCACACAACATATATCTGAATTCAAGTAGATCAGCATAAAAGCACGAGCACCAGACAGATATGGCTTTACTATCAATTTGAACTCATAAACTGGGTTACACAAGATCGGAAGATCCTAATATTTTGCTTGCACCAACgaaaacaagataaaagaTACAAGGGGGCTATCTCTTTTTATACAAGGTGGAGTAAACATTTAAGTGGTAAAAAGAGATGGATTAGCAGATGCAGTACTGACTTGGACTTCAAGCATTTCAAGCCGCCGCTCCAGCGTATCGAGCTTCTCGTTCAAAGATGCCAACTTGCTCTTTGTTGTTGCCTCTGATGGAACAAGGAAATAAGTTAGAAACCTGGATATTCCTGTTCCTAGAAACCAACCATCAAGTAAAATACAGCACTACTGAGTTCTAATTTCCATATCATTCCCGTAGGGCATGTTGGTGCTCAGCCAACCAATTTCCGGAAGATAAAACAATCACATCGCTTCATTGAAAAAATCAAGAACCATGGGATGCAATTCTCAATCTTAAAATGAAGGAATCAAAAGTTCCAGAATCAGACTACCAATGCATCGTTTTTAAAAGGAAACTAATTAGAACAACTTAAAGCAAATCAGATATTTCATATAAGGAAATTTCCAAGAATGTcaagttcaaatatcaaataacgAGATCTAACACTCAATAACAGATAAATGTAAGAGAACACAAAAGGAACATAGAGAGGAACAAGGATGATTACCAAAATGGAcgagaaaatcaaagagaCGACgaatattaattgaaatatgagATATGAACTCGCGGTTCTCCCAATCAGCTTGAACCGCTATCCCTACGTTTACGGCGTTAGTAATTCCTCCAGCTCTAGCCATCGCCCAATGTGTATTTCGTCCACCGCCGAGATTTTATCTATGCCGCGAACTCAGATGCGTAGATCCCAAGAGGCAAATCGCTTGGATTCTTCCAGTTTCAACAGCACCACCAGCCGAAGCGACTTGATTGTGCTGGAGGGGTGGACCGGGCTTTACCATCATCAACAAAACTTAATCCTTACCATGAAAAccgtatttaatttttattttttctgcaAGTAAAACCaaggttaaaaataaaagtcaaagagtaaatattgaaaaaatactGACACGTGTACGTAGACAAGTATtatctcaatttttattttgtccaTGAATCTTTAGAAAATTGCATTGTAAACAACTTATTGTTGTTGGTGATTGCTTTGGCCGGTGCCGCTCTACATCGTGTAGTGGATNtttttttttttttttttttttttttttttttttttttttttttgagaactTTGCTTTTAATTTGGTGAAACGTTGGGCCTTACCAAACTTTCACTTGAATGTATAATATTCAACTATGTCTAAGGTAACTATAAATCAACcattaatattta
This sequence is a window from Cucurbita pepo subsp. pepo cultivar mu-cu-16 chromosome LG19, ASM280686v2, whole genome shotgun sequence. Protein-coding genes within it:
- the LOC111782026 gene encoding protein BRICK 1; the encoded protein is MARAGGITNAVNVGIAVQADWENREFISHISINIRRLFDFLVHFEATTKSKLASLNEKLDTLERRLEMLEVQVSTASANPSLFTT
- the LOC111782220 gene encoding probable beta-D-xylosidase 6, which gives rise to MSNLRKSILFFFILFQFCNINSISSSELQFPCNPSLNSPYPFCNKSLSVTVRAQSIVSLLTLEEKIQQLSNNASAIPRLGIPSYEWWSEGLHGIATNGPGVSFVGPISSATTFPQVLVTAASFNRTLWYLIGSAIGVEARAMFNVGQCGLTIWAPNINIFRDPRWGRGQETPGEDPMVVSAYSIEFVRGLQSGNWRREREIGPMEEDDGMESLMVSACCKHLTAYDLEKWKNFTRYTFNSVVTEQDLVDTYQPPFRSCVQQGKASCLMCSYNAVNGVPACAKPELLQKARTDWGFKGYITSDCDAVATVFEYQNYTNNREDAIADVLKAGMDINCGTFMLRNTKSAVDQRKVKEEEIDRALLNLFSVRIRLGLFDGDPREGKFGELGAQNVCTEQHKTLALEAARQGIVLLKNENRFLPLNKNAISSLAVIGPLANNVSNLLGDYVGVPCSPMSPLEGFQEYVETIFFASGCLDVSCASDDGFDEAILIAKKADFVIVVAGLDLSQEHEDLDRVSLVLPGKQMTLISSLASVSKKPIILVLTGGGPLDISFAKKDSRIASILWIGYPGESGGKALAEVIFGDINPGGRLPVTWYPQSFTNVPMNDMHMRADPSRGYPGRTYRFYTGDRVYGFGQGLSYTSFKYKLLSAPQKLSLLGNFKAKSSKKIVSHVSYMEVEDVESCDLLRFYVKLSVTNIGEFDGSHVVMLFSEFPKVLRGSPQRQLIGFERLHVKRQQAAEGSILVDPCNHISMADEYGKRVIPLGDHIISLGDLEHVLSIQVL
- the LOC111782024 gene encoding ABC transporter G family member 17-like encodes the protein MAHGGGGQRRDTTIDIGRTAKFNGGLEFYDLTYTVIKDKEHEGKLVKQEVDLLHRISGYSPKGSVTAVLGPSGAGKSTFLDGLAGRIASGSLKGRVSLDGMEMSPGLIKRTSAYIMQDDRLFPKLTVYETLMFAADFRLGSIPSSEKIHRVENLIEQLGLSSARNTYIGDEGTRGVSGGERRRVSIGVDIIHGPSLLFLDEPTSGLDSTSAYSVIEKVHNIARTGSTVILTIHQPSSRILSFFDHLIILARGQLMFQGPPKDVNHHLSQMKRKVPQGESPIEYLMDVIRAYDQSEFGVEALAEFARTGTKPPHLTDEEISLSTIQASPTSSFQSGVDKSSNIITGKRLHLQTNSRALNDYGHSLRSPYNTSRSWSANNSVVMQALKLPQRQQGAKLHNQMSSSASYAYSSDVLHGTPTPHSSDYTVNENDYLTSNIGSKSAPTLHNNLGKKISNSFFSETWILMRRNFNIISRTPELFLSRMMVLTVMGFMMATMFMKPKENTQGITDRLSFFIFTVCLFFFSSNDAVPAFIQERFIFIRETSHNAYRASSYTIAGLLTHLPFLALQALVYAGIVWFALKLRGSFIYFLIVLYMSLLSTNSFVVFISSVVPNYILGYAAVIAFTALFFLFCGYFLNSHDLPPYWKWMNKISTMTYPYEGLLMNEYQTSIFFGNQSNGTVITGINILESLHIKTDSTKKWENVLVMLGWAVLYRILFYLILRFASKNQRT